The window TTCAGGAACTTCTCCAACCAATCCAGGCATATTAGGATGGAATGCAGGGTATCCAAAGCCTTAGGGCCGAGGTTGAATGCCAAGGCAACCTGAACACTATTAGGATTGGACAGAAGGAGTATTAGAATTCTTGTAGGAGTGATAAGCGGTCACTGCGCAATAGAAGCCTTTTTGGGTAATTGGGTCTTTTACACACAGGAGTTTTGTAGGTTGTATGAGAACGAAGTGAAGCTAGAGACAGTAGAACATATTCCATGACGATTTAGGAGATGTAGATAGGTGTAGTATAGGCGACATTCTAGGATTTGTCAGGGGAGTGGATTGGCTATTTAGGCACCGGACCTCGCAGAATTCCCTTGCAATACTATCAACACTCTTGCTATATTCGGATAGGAATTCAGTAATTTCAAACTTATCTCACCGGCTTTTCTATCttctttctatttatttttctcgttTCTTCTTAAAGGGAATCACAATAGACGCTCCTGGGTCTCAGAGTGGATGTATACCTTTTGGTATAAAAcccttttaaacaaaacttttaataaacttCAGAGCATGATATTTTtgaattacattaaaattttctatgatatAAGAACCCACTGTGCAAGCAATAGTTTACAATACAACAACATAAGTCACTCTGCGAGTTTAACTGGCAAATCATatagaaaatagcaaaaatctttattaaaaacacattaGTTTCATTTGCTAAATGTTatagtttaaaacttaaaattttctttttttcaatatattgcaTTAATCATTTTATGTCACAAATTAGGTTAAtaatatagtttgtttttttttttcataatttcattaaattttatttaaaacaaaaataaatgtttcatttaCTTAATCATAACATTCATTTATCGTTGTCATTGTCATTATTATGTGTCGTCTGTATATTTTCCAGGCAATGTTAAACCTTATAATATGCTTTCACATTTGGAAAATAACAGTAATCTGGCGAAGCAAACTGCTGTTGCCATTGCAGGTCAGAGAGCATTTGTTTCTTCTTCTACTACCACTAtccttttaacaaatataaaaacaacaataaactaaacaaaattaaattaaattcaataaaaacaaattaagtgtttttaaatattgtttaactcaacaacaatataaacaacatatcttaaaacatttatatatacatacatacagtttttatgtatttaaatatattatatatgtatatgttttattatatacagCTATACTTCTGATACTACCCTCCTTCTCTCCCCCCAAACCCCCTCACATTTCTCTTACTCTCTGTCTTTCTGtttgtatcttttttttaatttatcactTTTCATAGCAGCACCACAAACACCACTTGTTGTTTTTACCCCCTCCCCCTCTCTTCTCTTTTTCTCTCGCTCTATTCCTACCCGTTTTgtcataaattatataatatatttacttttttttcatttgtgtacattttgtatttgttataattcagtaattttgttataattgatgtgacttttaacattattttttagcttttttttaaattcaattcaataatttattgtttttctattcATATAAACTTGACCTTGTATTacaaacatttacaattgtttttataaaagttaaaattctttaaattgtcTTGCAAtactgtttattttctttttttctaatcaAGTTAAAATCCTTCATAAGTTTTTATAGAGTTTTCTCTCAAACAATCaatctattttaattataactagttatttgtttgaatttctGAATATAGcaaactattaaataataaattgaattcTTTTTGATAAATCAAAACTTTTCCTTTCTATAAAACGTgaaaattgatttgtttattatagtaactcatttattatacaaaaattctttaaaaaactagAGCAGCGACTATCGAATAACAGAATCAAGTCAAGAACGAATattctattctttagtccaaaGTTCAGTGTATAGTcaataatctggtctatagtctagtttatagtctagtctagtatatagtttagtgtatagtctagtctatagcctagtatatagtctagtctatagcctagtatatagtctagtctatagcctagtctatagtctagtaaatagtctaatctatagtccagtctatagtttagtgtatagtttagtctatggtctagtctataatcttgtctatagtataatctaaagtgactataaactagactttagactagactatagactagactatagactacactatagactagtctatagtatatagtctataggctatagtctacagtctatagtctagtctatagtgtagtctatagtctagtctatagtctagtctatagtttagtctatagtctagtctatagttcagtctatagcctagtctatagtttagtcgatagtttagtcgatagtctagtctatagtgtagtctatagtgtagtctatagtgtagtctgtagtctagtctatagtctagtctatagtctagtctatagtataatctttagtttagtctatagtttagtttatagtcttctatagagtctagtctttagtcttgtctatagtctattctatagactagtctgtagtatagtctatagtctagtctttaatccagtcattagtctagtctatagtctattctttagtcttttagtctttttttctttttttagtctAGTGTTTAGTTTAGTGtgtaatctagtcaatagtttaataatctaatctatagtcttgtcaatagtctattatatagtgtagtatatagtccagtctctagtctagttaaTTGTtaagtatatagtatatactataatctagtttatagtctaaactatagtatattttttagtctacagtctataatGTTATAATCTgctttatagtctactctatgctatttatgtaaaaatctttaaagcGGAGAATACTAACTTTGTCTCTAAACTTTCAATTTACTTATGACAACAAAATTGATTCAAACTATGAAAGTCATTAAATAATGATGAACATCTTTGATAAAAATATCACTTATTGTCTTAAAAATGTGTCATTAAATTATCAGattactttataataaatacatagttttctcttttacatattatgtattatgaaaatttataaatataaattgtttctttagttaataaatgaaaaaattaaataataacataaataagcttgaaatgattttgtttatgtaatctgaaaaattttgatagaaactttttcaaaattaaaaagataataTTGAATCGccaaaaaataagcttttgcCTCCGTTAGATTATTTGGCATTTAGATCatgatttatgttttaattaatcttttattaagagatcattttttaagaaaaaacttctattaaacaaaaacttttttaagttgttaataacatttaataactTAGTTTTTCTAAATgcgattttcatttttttaataaacctaATTACTCATAAAATGGAGCAAAAGGTCAAATATCACACATTGACCTTTTtgtcaccatcatcatcatcaacatcatcatgcTTGTAAGCAGAGAGTGAAAAGAGAGAAAATAATATCGTATAAATAAAGATGTATAGTACTAcagtagaaatattttaacaagcacacatacatatgtaatatatgaataaaaaatttgaattattttaacaaattaaaaaaatatttctcgtTAAGTAGAGCAAAGGTTTTCACACAACAAAAATcgataaaaatatgttaaatttaataatgaatCATAAAAAATTCCTGCAAAATGTATTCCCGCAAATGTATTCGACATTTTGGCCTTAGGTCCTTTTATACACTCTCATTAATATAACATCAACTTCCtttcataaatgtttttattttatttatatttttctattaaaaaaatgtattttattttgtgtttaacaTTAATTCTTTTGGCttgctttagaaaaaaaaatcccattttagCTTTAGAAGTTTAATTCAATATCTTTTCTTAAGAACAAACACCCTACATGACTAATTCTAAAATTACTATCTATCACTTCTATACATTTCCTCTTCAAGTGCTCTGTACGTCGCTTGTGTTatctaaaaaatatgaaaaaagttaaaaacttcTTTGTGCTGCTGTTATTgattaataaactaaattattgaaataagtTGCAGCtttagaaaatctaaaaaaaagaaaattggctttaaaataaaaaaaatattgctgtCGTACAGTCCatgtcaaaataaacaaaactaataatCAACATAAAAGTGTTTTCTAaatgttaatgttttgtttttctctctaaattattaaacaacattttacaattcattaaaattacaatttcttaacatttatattgttttgttaaataaaattcttttattaacaattttattcaagttgtttttattttctttcataaacaataatctttaatttatgtttatcaatgtgttatgtatttatttcttttgtattttgttcttttattattgtaaaaatgtttatattttcttttgctgttacaaaaacaatgaaatgattttacaaattgatttatatatttctttactatttgctttattttcttaaagGTATGGGCATTTACGAGACACGACCAGCACGACCCAATTCTATAGAATTGCGACGCAGTTATCAATCCGAACAAATTGATGGTGTTTATGGACCGTTATCACCACAAAATGCTGGTAATATGATGACAAATGCCCAAGGTGGTGGCAGTCAGTATGCTACAACAGCATATGCTGCCAATGGCATGCATCCGTCACAGCAAATGCAACAGCATCAGGGTATGGCTGGTATGCAGCATCATCAACAACAGTCACATCTacagcatcaacaacaacaacaacagcagcagcaacaaatgtATGATGATGCTCTCTATCATCAATCGCATGCCTTGTATGGTCAAACCGGTCAAGGTCCCATGTCGCCAGAACCGATTTATGCTCCCGGCACACCATCACGCACCAAACCACGACCCTCACAACCACCACCGGCACCACCTTCGAATGGTAGTGGCGGTGGTACACCAACAGCATCGAGCGCTAATACACCTACACGTGGTCGCAGTATGTCTACAAGTCGGGATGCTCTGCCACCACCACCTCCCATACCCGATGGTATGATTAACACCACATCACCATCACAAATGTTGGCTCAATTGAATGGTGGCGGTAGTGGTCATATTGCAGCAAAATTATTAGCTCGCACCAATAGCACATCGAGAGCTGGCTCTCCCCAATTGGCACCGAGCAGTGTACAGGATGCGAATGCCTTAGTAATGGCACAATTGAATAATAccataaatagttttaatagtaTGACTATGGGTGGTGGTATGCAACAAATGAATTCATTAAATGATttgccaccaccaccaccggTGCCGGATCAGGTGAGTAAAATGAGTCAAATTTTGACAACATAATTAGCTTATTGATTTACTaatcttctttttcttttgatttctttttacaGCATGAACCAAAGCTTTCGCCACCTAATGCAgcgccaccaccaccacctcctCCACCACCATTGGATGAGAACGGTTCATCACCTATTAATCAAGGACCACATCAAATTATGCCAAAATCATTGCCAAATGGTGATATACAATCGAACGGAATGATGGGTGGTGCAAAACCACAACCTAAGAAAATATTACCACCATTCCACGATACTAGATCCGATTTAATGAAGGCCATAAGAGATGGTATGTTTAAaggctttaaatttattaattgagTAAATCCATGATCGACAAAGAActttgttaaaagcttttttaaactcttaatttttaaacacgagtataaaaaacgataaaaaagTAAGAGAACTTATTTTTTACTCTTTGCCGATGTATGGAGTAAATAGACAATTTTCCAAACTTTctcctttaatagaaaattttcaatttttatagaaaattgtctcgttttttataaaataaatattttttttatagaaatattactgaaatttatcaaaaattttgtccttttatagaaaatgttttcttgtttttaaaacaaattccgAAAATGTTCatgtttcaaaatttctttattaaaaaatgtttaacgaaattttttccagtttatagaaatttttcgaaatgttctctttttatagaaaattgtttcttcCCAGAAAATTTGTATTAGTTCATCAACTAGTTCACcattgtcaccttcggaacttATTCGGAGGAAGCGTTATGGAGTAAATAATCGTTCTTTGGAACGCTTCTGGAACTACATCTTTAATCaatgatatttgtttgaatttgtcaacctcggaACTAGTTCCAGGGAAGCTTTAGAGAACGTATaatcaaatatttcttttgtagcgtttttgtttgaaatcatTTCGATTAGGAGCAATTTTGAGAAACTGTAGAAGAATTTTGACATATACATTTCTTACGTAAAATTGAATATAATTCTTCTGCACccataatcttttaaaatattttttgtaaggatATACGTTACAAGCAGCAAACAGAACGCGTTTtcaatttcgataaaaataagtttatacatttttaatttttgacatttttccatTGAAgagaactagttccttgaaaactatttagaagtatttaagaaccacaacaacATTCTAAGGAATGGGTTCCAGAAGTAATAgcgacactactagttccaaggctgttgtttaagaatcggaagtggttctgttttcactcgttctagaactagtaatttttagaacaagttataaaatttttcctgggtggtttaaagacaatttttgggaaaatatttttaaatacaattatagaaaatgttctctttCATAAACACTTTtcggaaattttctcttttatataaaaaatttttcgaaatttccttttttttcgaTGAATTTccgaaaaaatctcttttttccgAAATGTTctcttatttaaagaaaattttcgtagatgttcttatttttataaaaaatctcttttataaagaaaatttctctttttccgaaatgttctcttttttatagaccctgtcctttttaaaaaaattttacagattttttcttgtttatagaaaatttttatagaatatttattcgaaatgttctttttttgatagaaaattggttcttgtttatagaaaattttcgaatataattattttttatagaaaattatgagaaattttatcttttatagaaaattttcggtaaaatattcttttatatagataattttcaaaaatactctTTTTTCCGAAATGTTCTcttatttaagagaaaatttttgtaaatgttctcatttttatagaaaatttctcttttaaatagaaaaatttccgaAATTTCACTTTTCTCGAAATGTTctcttttttatgaattttttttttcggaaatgttctccttttatagagaattttcggaAACGttcattctttataaaaaaaattatcagaatattttttatatagaaaattttgttggattctcttttttttttaaatgttcgaataatttctcttttatatagaaaatttcggaAATATTCtctaattatagaaaattttcggaaaatttcacatttttatagaaaaatttcgaaaaattatatatttttttgagaatttctctataaaatattcttatttatagaaaatttctctttttaaaaaatatcttgttgtagaaaattttcacaaaaaaaatttgaatttttatacaaaattcgaaaatctttttcaatattattttttaatttttcttttatataataaatttttgaaatgctttttttttattgaaaagttttgaagattattttttttagagaatttcaaAAGCTTATTtacgaatatttaaattttttcaaaataaatttttctaaattttataaaaattttttaatgaaaaatttttagaaaattttcgaagcttttctctttttttctaaagattttttttttttttttttaaatttatactttttttaaatttaatttttgaactttaaataacattgtctctctttttttgtcatttcCCCAGGAATAACACTTCGCAAAGTGGAAAAATCTGAACAAAAAGAAATCGAACGTAATACTGGTCTTCATGATGTGGCCTCAATTCTAGCTAGACGTGTTGCAATAGAACTTTCCGAATCCGAAGACTCGGACAGTGATGACGATAGTGAAGGTTGGATGGAACCAAATGAAACTTCTGCTTGATCCCTTATGTCTTCGTTAATAcctgaaaaaatcaaaaagaaaaagtaaatttaaaatgaaaagtaatagcatttgtttgtatttcttgTAACACATTAAATAAGAAAAGTGCATTTGAAAAAAGCAACTAgttaaacgaaaaaaagtaatatGAATGTCTTTGTCAACTACACCCCGCCCCCATAAATCCTTTAAATTCCACTTTAAATAGACAGATAAACTCTTCTACTCTAAATGAAAGCAacacaaattattataattataacaggaaatataaacgaaaaaaatatttagaatcaTGTCttgaaaagaaatgtttttttagcaGTCAttaatctatataaaaaacaataaaaacaacaaatattatgtatttttaaagtattgctggaaaagcaaaaaaaattaaagcaaaatatgcaacataACGAAatgaattaacaaaaacttgaaGTAATAAAATGCAATTGATTGATATAAACttctttaagaaattaacaataatgaaaaaaaatacaacaaagttaatcaaaaattaaaaaaaaaaacaacaaaatttaatattcatatagatatttctaaaaaaaatataaaaataatatgtaaaccataataagtataataataaaaattaccacACAACTAcatattaaataacaataaaataacattaacttttgtatatataaaataaatattaaataaaaatcgttaatttttttatataaatataaaacagaaacacataaattattaattaattaaaaccattcaaaaaaaacttaataataaacaaattttgctctagtatttataaatttgtatttatcctacctacaagatttttttatatataaaaaatatatagttttttttttgtttatatttaacaatgtttttaagattaaatttttggtctgtaatttttaaaacacttaagtgttcaaaaattaaaaaaaaaattctactaaATTTAATTATCAAAAGGTGACCAAGCTctcaaatatttaactttatattattatttttttatgaatcgGTGGAATAAAtat of the Lucilia cuprina isolate Lc7/37 chromosome 2, ASM2204524v1, whole genome shotgun sequence genome contains:
- the LOC111690420 gene encoding wiskott-Aldrich syndrome protein family member 2 isoform X1, with amino-acid sequence MPLPKRSIEPVHVARSVYQQDELQSVELETVTNTTLTNIIRQLSSLSKHAEDVFGELARDVGNIGDRANSLQARIDRLAIKVTQLDSTVEEVPLTDITRKKAFKSAKNFDQQIFSRATMPAPMLETYAQCDKPPPLDKLNVYRDDGKDGLKFYTDPNYFFELWRQEMLKDTERVMHDKGKKMHRPRQDGGASGRGHKKRVRTPHNTREKQRQIAIGHGETLMPNNVIYRTPNSVVNEEAGYGGSNVKPYNMLSHLENNSNLAKQTAVAIAGMGIYETRPARPNSIELRRSYQSEQIDGVYGPLSPQNAGNMMTNAQGGGSQYATTAYAANGMHPSQQMQQHQGMAGMQHHQQQSHLQHQQQQQQQQQQMYDDALYHQSHALYGQTGQGPMSPEPIYAPGTPSRTKPRPSQPPPAPPSNGSGGGTPTASSANTPTRGRSMSTSRDALPPPPPIPDGMINTTSPSQMLAQLNGGGSGHIAAKLLARTNSTSRAGSPQLAPSSVQDANALVMAQLNNTINSFNSMTMGGGMQQMNSLNDLPPPPPVPDQHEPKLSPPNAAPPPPPPPPPLDENGSSPINQGPHQIMPKSLPNGDIQSNGMMGGAKPQPKKILPPFHDTRSDLMKAIRDGITLRKVEKSEQKEIERNTGLHDVASILARRVAIELSESEDSDSDDDSEGWMEPNETSA
- the LOC111690420 gene encoding wiskott-Aldrich syndrome protein family member 2 isoform X2 → MPLPKRSIEPVHVARSVYQQDELQSVELETVTNTTLTNIIRQLSSLSKHAEDVFGELARDVGNIGDRANSLQARIDRLAIKVTQLDSTVEEVPLTDITRKKAFKSAKNFDQQIFSRATMPAPMLETYAQCDKPPPLDKLNVYRDDGKDGLKFYTDPNYFFELWRQEMLKDTERVMHDKGKKMHRPRQDGGASGRGHKKRVRTPHNTREKQRQIAIGHGETLMPNNVIYRTPNSVVNEEAGYGGSMGIYETRPARPNSIELRRSYQSEQIDGVYGPLSPQNAGNMMTNAQGGGSQYATTAYAANGMHPSQQMQQHQGMAGMQHHQQQSHLQHQQQQQQQQQQMYDDALYHQSHALYGQTGQGPMSPEPIYAPGTPSRTKPRPSQPPPAPPSNGSGGGTPTASSANTPTRGRSMSTSRDALPPPPPIPDGMINTTSPSQMLAQLNGGGSGHIAAKLLARTNSTSRAGSPQLAPSSVQDANALVMAQLNNTINSFNSMTMGGGMQQMNSLNDLPPPPPVPDQHEPKLSPPNAAPPPPPPPPPLDENGSSPINQGPHQIMPKSLPNGDIQSNGMMGGAKPQPKKILPPFHDTRSDLMKAIRDGITLRKVEKSEQKEIERNTGLHDVASILARRVAIELSESEDSDSDDDSEGWMEPNETSA